Within Zootoca vivipara chromosome 17, rZooViv1.1, whole genome shotgun sequence, the genomic segment TTTTGTTGCGACCTGGCCCAGGGAAGGGCTTCCCGTCTCTATGGAGACCGGACGCTCAATAAAGTTTTGTTGAAGTGCTTCCGCTTCCGACTCTTCctccagcagctgcagctgcttaaGGAAAAAAGCAACCCTGCTGCCGCCTGGCGACGTTGTCAGCGCTCGGCGGCTTCCCAGGCCGGCCCGTGGAAAAGAGGagggagccccccccaaaaaaaaccccacacaccctGAGGCACACAGGGAGCGCCCAGCCTAGCAGCACAGGGACAACCCCTTGAAAACGCTTCTCTCGCCCCCCGGGAGGCCCCCCTCCACTGAACTGTACTCGGAAGGGGGGGCTGGCAGGGTCTCGGGGTTCCCCCCCTTAAGGAGCATACTCTGCACTCTCTCCCAAGGGAACTAACCTCCCCCAGGGGCACTGAGGCAGGTGCATTGAAGTCAGATCTCGGcttctgtcatagctgccaagttctccctttttttaagggaaattcccttatgctgaataggcttcctcgtgagaaaagggaaaacttggcagctatggcttctgtgcatggagggaggggaagaggaggtgctgcctggtcagaaaagaagaagagtttggatttgatatcccgctttatcactacccgaaggagtctcaaagcggctaacattctcctttcccttcctcccccataacagacaccctgtgaggtgggtggagctgagagacttcagagaagtgtgactagcccatggtcacccagcagctgcatgtggaggagcggggaagcgaacccggttccccagattacgagtactgctcttaaccactacaccacactggctcccaacaAAAGGGTTAGGGGTCAGCCTGCCCTAGTGCCAGAGACCCACACCGCATTGCATGATCTGGAGGAAGGTTCTGCCCCCGCCTTCTGGAAAGTGAGGCTTGAGGAAAGCAGCCTGGCATGCTGAGAGTTGCTGGGTTCTGGGATCAAGGATTCCAGCTTCCTGGGACTATGCAAGGTTGCCctcttccttgttgttgttgttgtttagtcgtttccgactcttcgtgaccccatggaccatagcacgccaggcactcctgtcttccactgcctcccgcagtttagtcaaactcatgttcgtagctttgagaacactgtccaaccatcttgtcctctgtcgtccccttctcctagtgccctcaatctttcccaacatcagggtattttccaaggattcttctcttctcatgaggtggccaaagtattggagcctcagcttcacaatctgtccttccagtgagcacttagggctgatttccttcagaatggataggtttgatcttcttgcagtccatgggactctcaagagtctcctccagccctcTTCCTTATTCTTCCTCAACTTGGTATCCAAAGGGACCTTGCTGCACCCCAGCACTCTCTTGCCCGTGGCTGCCTTTTCCTAGGCCAAGAGTTCTGGAACCTCTGGGTCTCTATGACTTCAGCAGGCCAGGATCTGCATCTCTCAGAATCTGGGCTGTCTAAATGTGCTTTGCCTTCCTCAGGGTTCTACTAAATCAATGAAGCAGCCAACTGCAGAGGTGCATAGAGAGGATGAGCTGGAAGGATCCATTCATAACTATCACCTTTCCAACCAAAGTCATCTACACCATTGGCTCTATCATTCTGCTCCTCATTCACACAGGTGTCCTCATTGGTGACCTGTATCACTTCTTCGTCTCCCAAAGGGGGGACCTCATGAGCTTCCATTTTACGGTAGTGCTATTGGTAAAAAGCTCTATCTCTCTTCCTGTCTCTCACACATTTCCTCTATTTTGCAGGCAGTCATTTCAAAGAGGCTTACACAAGAAAAACTCCCAGGTGGTGCTTGCGACTGTAGAAAATGGATGAGTTCTGGTGCATAAGTACCAAACCCATCAGGATGGACATTGACACACTGTCCCTTCATAAATAATTGGCATTAATTTGTGTTTTCAAATCTCAAAAGTTACTGTTTATCAAAAAGGTTGTTGTAGAGGTGGAAtagggcaactaaaatgatctGGGACTTGCAGCAACTCCCCTAGGAGGAAAGGTCACTACGCTTCAGTCTTTTTAGTTTAGGTTTAAAAGCATGGAGgagggacatgatagaggtgtgtcAAATTGTACATGatctggagaaagtggacagaggagTTTCTCTCTCCTGCAATACAAGACCCCAGTGAAGACTGAAGcccaggagctcagggtggcatccACACTTCTTCTTGCCCTTTATACCCCAtagcaaccttgtgaggtaggttagactgagaggaagtgactggctgagggaggatttgaacgCTGGCCTCCAGTACACTATACTGGCTCTCGTTACGGGTGAATGAGAGAATTAACTAGCATAAGATGTAGGTGATGGCACACATCTGGACAGTTTGAAAAGGGGaaaagacaaattcaaggaggataagATGGTCAGTTAGAAGTGATAGCACTTCAGCTGTAGACTGCTCTGCCAAAACAGACAAGCTCCTTTGTCATATTTCCAGCACCATCAACTTTCTTTCAAAAATTAAATCCTGAACactcttttaaaatattcttgaGTTTGAGGTTGATGTTTTTAATTCTCTGTTGGTGGAATTTTGTTACTCTTCATTATATATTCTTGCCCTTACTATTTATATCTTAAATGTTTCTATTGTTATTGGGCAGTCTATAAAAATAGTGCtaagaaaataaatacataaaatattgcCAGTCACCCACTGTAGGTCTCGCCCTTCCTTCTGTCTCTGTTTTAAACATCCTGACTAGCCCTTGCATTCAGCATTGCAGATAGAAAGCCAGGAAGGTTAACCTTGACTCTAAATTAATGAAAAAAAGTTCTTGGATATGACCAGCATGCTGAGACTCACTCCAGATTAAATGGATGTGGagagatttggggtgtgtggtcTAGGATTCTAAGCTAACTTTTCCACAAATGTAGTGGGCGTTTGAAATAAGCATCTAGAAAAGTGTCCCATTTGCCCCCTTACATCTTAATTCCACAGACAGTAGTGCAGAgataattccccccctcccacttttccCTTTCCATCATTGAAGACAAATCACTTCTGTTTGGTTTCTGCAGACCTCACATACAGCCAGCTTCTACTGGGCACTGCTGGCAGCGATCTACACCTTACAAGCAGACGATGATGTGCTGATGTACATTGCCATGACATCTTTCGGTAAGGCAAGTTTGGGACTAGAGGGATGGGGACCCGCCACATATTCTGGGGCTCCCTTCAAGCCCACTAATGTGAACTTTCTGGGAAAGATTGAATTGGAATCTTTTGTGCAAATTAGGGCAATTTCCATAGagcagggttttttaaattattattttgccatCGTAACGTTTTCTGAGGTTCTAAAAAGTGATCTAATTTAGCAGGcttattttacttttatatagtaaacaaagcaaaaaacactAAAATCACCCACAGGTGCTTAATACTTACTGGCACCTGTTGATTTCTACTAATAAGCTCAGGAAACAGATTTCCATAGAAAAATGCACACTGGAAAAGATGCCCCAGCTCTAGCCACTGCTTCAGCTCTAGCCAATGAACCCGGACAAAAGGAATCCACTCACAGGGTCCCCATCTCCAAGTCAGAAGACGCCCCCCTCCAAAAGAACCCaaccctgaggaggaggaggaggaggaggaggaggaggagtgtggctAGAG encodes:
- the TMEM262 gene encoding cation channel sperm-associated auxiliary subunit TMEM262, producing MSWKDPFITITFPTKVIYTIGSIILLLIHTGVLIGDLYHFFVSQRGDLMSFHFTVVLLTSHTASFYWALLAAIYTLQADDDVLMYIAMTSFALNFAAFLARFSMDYATIDYREEQY